Proteins encoded by one window of Salarias fasciatus chromosome 1, fSalaFa1.1, whole genome shotgun sequence:
- the kars1 gene encoding lysine--tRNA ligase isoform X2, producing MADVTEVDGDKLSKNEQKRRMKAEKKAADKEAKVKEQAEQNDEGAQHASALDEETLDPNQYYKIRTQAIQELKGTAEDPYPHKFYVDLSLTEFIEKYNHLQPGDQLTDVVLSVSGRVHAKRASGAKLIFYDLRGEGVKLQVMANSKAYKSEEAFTAINNKLRRGDIIGVRGNPGKTKKGELSIVPVEMTLLSPCLHMLPHLHFGLKDKETRYRQRYLDLILNDYVRQKFITRAKIITYLRRFLDELGFLEIETPMMNIIPGGAVARPFVTYHNELDMNLYMRIAPELYHKMLVVGGMDRVYEIGRQFRNEGIDLTHNPEFTTCEFYMAYADYHDLMEITEKLLSGMVKHVTGGYKVTYHPDGPEGQAYEIDFTPPFKRVSMTHDLEKIMGVKFPPSDSYDSDETRKFFDDLCAQKGVECPPPRTTARLLDKLVGDFLEVTCINPTFICDHPQIMSPLAKWHRSQKGLTERFELFVMKKEICNAYTELNDPIRQRELFEQQAQAKAEGDDEAMFIDETFCTALEYGLPPTAGWGMGIDRVAMFLTDSNNIKEVLLFPAMKPDDNKTAPTDGAPAQ from the exons ATGGCCGACGTGACAGAGGTGGACGGCGACAAACTCAGCAAAAA TGAGCAGAAGCGGCGTATGAAAGCGGAGAAGAAGGCAGCCGATAAAGAAGCCAAGGTCAAAGAACAAGCGGAACAGAACGACGAGGGAGCACAACATGCCTCTGCGCTGGATGAAGAGACGCTCGATCCAAAT CAATACTACAAGATTCGCACTCAGGCCATCCAGGAGCTGAAGGGCACAGCTGAGGATCCGTACCCACACAAGTTCTACGTGGACCTGTCGCTTACAGAGTTCATTGAGAAATATAACCACCTGCAGCCAGGAGATCAGCTGACAGATGTGGTTCTCAGTGTTTCAG GCCGTGTCCACGCTAAGAGGGCGTCTGGAGCCAAGCTGATCTTCTATGACCTGCGAGGGGAAGGTGTCAAGTTGCAAGTCATGGCAAACTCAAA GGCTTATAAGTCGGAGGAGGCCTTCACGGCCATCAACAACAAGCTGCGGCGCGGAGACATCATCGGGGTGCGCGGGAACCCGGGGAAGACAAAGAAGGGGGAGCTGAGCATCGTTCCTGTTGAGATGACTCTGCTGTCACCATGTCTGCACATGTTGCCCCACCTCCACTTCGGCCTCAAGGACAAG GAAACGAGATATCGCCAGCGCTACTTGGATCTGATCCTCAACGACTACGTGAGGCAGAAGTTCATAACCCGCGCCAAAATCATCACGTACCTGCGGCGTTTCCTGGACGAGCTGGGCTTTCTGGAG ATCGAGACACCAATGATGAACATTATTCCCGGTGGAGCAGTGGCCCGTCCATTTGTGACTTACCACAACGAGCTGGATATGAACCTGTACATGAGGATCGCCCCTGAGCTCTACCACAAG ATGCTGGTGGTCGGTGGGATGGACAGAGTGTACGAGATCGGCCGTCAGTTCAGGAACGAAGGCATCGATCTCACTCACAACCCGGAGTTCACCACCTGTGAATTTTACATGGCGTACGCCGACTACCACGACTTGATGGAAATCACTGAAAAGCTACTCTCAG GGATGGTGAAGCACGTCACTGGAGGATACAAGGTGACTTACCACCCTGACGGTCCGGAGGGACAGGCCTATGAGATCGACTTCACCCCGCCGTTCAAGAGAGTGAGCATGACGCACGATCTGGAGAAAATCATGGGAGTCAAATTCCCCCCGTCTGACAGCTACGACAGCGACG AGACGCGTAAATTCTTCGACGACCTGTGCGCTCAGAAGGGGGTTGAATGTCCTCCACCCAGGACCACCGCTCGCCTCCTGGACAAG CTGGTTGGAGATTTCCTGGAGGTCACGTGTATCAACCCGACCTTCATCTGCGACCACCCTCAGATCATGAGCCCTCTAGCCAAATG GCACAGATCGCAGAAAGGTCTGACGGAGCGCTTCGAGCTCTTTGTGATGAAGAAGGAAATCTGCAACGCTTACACAGAGTTGAATGATCCCATAAGACAGCGAGAGCTTTTTGAGCAGCAAGCCCAG gcCAAAGCTGAGGGAGACGATGAGGCCATGTTCATCGATGAGACCTTCTGCACAGCTCTGGAGTACGGTCTGCCTCCGACCGCCGGCTGGGGGATGGGAATCGACCGCGTCGCCATGTTCCTCACCGACTCCAACAACATCAAA GAGGTGCTGCTGTTCCCAGCCATGAAGCCTGATGACAATAAAACAGCACCCACCGACGGGGCCCCCGCCCAGTGA
- the kars1 gene encoding lysine--tRNA ligase isoform X1 produces MLCLVRAAGQQLCQATRLRGQWLKYAPPCTAAGPAQVYWNRWRGDKSEQKRRMKAEKKAADKEAKVKEQAEQNDEGAQHASALDEETLDPNQYYKIRTQAIQELKGTAEDPYPHKFYVDLSLTEFIEKYNHLQPGDQLTDVVLSVSGRVHAKRASGAKLIFYDLRGEGVKLQVMANSKAYKSEEAFTAINNKLRRGDIIGVRGNPGKTKKGELSIVPVEMTLLSPCLHMLPHLHFGLKDKETRYRQRYLDLILNDYVRQKFITRAKIITYLRRFLDELGFLEIETPMMNIIPGGAVARPFVTYHNELDMNLYMRIAPELYHKMLVVGGMDRVYEIGRQFRNEGIDLTHNPEFTTCEFYMAYADYHDLMEITEKLLSGMVKHVTGGYKVTYHPDGPEGQAYEIDFTPPFKRVSMTHDLEKIMGVKFPPSDSYDSDETRKFFDDLCAQKGVECPPPRTTARLLDKLVGDFLEVTCINPTFICDHPQIMSPLAKWHRSQKGLTERFELFVMKKEICNAYTELNDPIRQRELFEQQAQAKAEGDDEAMFIDETFCTALEYGLPPTAGWGMGIDRVAMFLTDSNNIKEVLLFPAMKPDDNKTAPTDGAPAQ; encoded by the exons ATGCTGTGTCTGGTCAGGGCGGCCGGGCAGCAGCTGTGCCAAGCCACCCGGCTCAGGGGACAGTGGTTAAAATATGCGCCCCCATGTACAGCTGCAGGCCCAGCTCAGGTTTACTGGAACCGATGGAGAGGTGACAAAAG TGAGCAGAAGCGGCGTATGAAAGCGGAGAAGAAGGCAGCCGATAAAGAAGCCAAGGTCAAAGAACAAGCGGAACAGAACGACGAGGGAGCACAACATGCCTCTGCGCTGGATGAAGAGACGCTCGATCCAAAT CAATACTACAAGATTCGCACTCAGGCCATCCAGGAGCTGAAGGGCACAGCTGAGGATCCGTACCCACACAAGTTCTACGTGGACCTGTCGCTTACAGAGTTCATTGAGAAATATAACCACCTGCAGCCAGGAGATCAGCTGACAGATGTGGTTCTCAGTGTTTCAG GCCGTGTCCACGCTAAGAGGGCGTCTGGAGCCAAGCTGATCTTCTATGACCTGCGAGGGGAAGGTGTCAAGTTGCAAGTCATGGCAAACTCAAA GGCTTATAAGTCGGAGGAGGCCTTCACGGCCATCAACAACAAGCTGCGGCGCGGAGACATCATCGGGGTGCGCGGGAACCCGGGGAAGACAAAGAAGGGGGAGCTGAGCATCGTTCCTGTTGAGATGACTCTGCTGTCACCATGTCTGCACATGTTGCCCCACCTCCACTTCGGCCTCAAGGACAAG GAAACGAGATATCGCCAGCGCTACTTGGATCTGATCCTCAACGACTACGTGAGGCAGAAGTTCATAACCCGCGCCAAAATCATCACGTACCTGCGGCGTTTCCTGGACGAGCTGGGCTTTCTGGAG ATCGAGACACCAATGATGAACATTATTCCCGGTGGAGCAGTGGCCCGTCCATTTGTGACTTACCACAACGAGCTGGATATGAACCTGTACATGAGGATCGCCCCTGAGCTCTACCACAAG ATGCTGGTGGTCGGTGGGATGGACAGAGTGTACGAGATCGGCCGTCAGTTCAGGAACGAAGGCATCGATCTCACTCACAACCCGGAGTTCACCACCTGTGAATTTTACATGGCGTACGCCGACTACCACGACTTGATGGAAATCACTGAAAAGCTACTCTCAG GGATGGTGAAGCACGTCACTGGAGGATACAAGGTGACTTACCACCCTGACGGTCCGGAGGGACAGGCCTATGAGATCGACTTCACCCCGCCGTTCAAGAGAGTGAGCATGACGCACGATCTGGAGAAAATCATGGGAGTCAAATTCCCCCCGTCTGACAGCTACGACAGCGACG AGACGCGTAAATTCTTCGACGACCTGTGCGCTCAGAAGGGGGTTGAATGTCCTCCACCCAGGACCACCGCTCGCCTCCTGGACAAG CTGGTTGGAGATTTCCTGGAGGTCACGTGTATCAACCCGACCTTCATCTGCGACCACCCTCAGATCATGAGCCCTCTAGCCAAATG GCACAGATCGCAGAAAGGTCTGACGGAGCGCTTCGAGCTCTTTGTGATGAAGAAGGAAATCTGCAACGCTTACACAGAGTTGAATGATCCCATAAGACAGCGAGAGCTTTTTGAGCAGCAAGCCCAG gcCAAAGCTGAGGGAGACGATGAGGCCATGTTCATCGATGAGACCTTCTGCACAGCTCTGGAGTACGGTCTGCCTCCGACCGCCGGCTGGGGGATGGGAATCGACCGCGTCGCCATGTTCCTCACCGACTCCAACAACATCAAA GAGGTGCTGCTGTTCCCAGCCATGAAGCCTGATGACAATAAAACAGCACCCACCGACGGGGCCCCCGCCCAGTGA